In the Myxococcus fulvus genome, one interval contains:
- a CDS encoding ATP-binding response regulator gives MTLPPDVEEAFSCLPQALVRVGPDLCVQWCEASFARKTGMALSPGHSLLSALEQGRSLEAIELAVREGRAHTGHVITRELHQVRVQVKPGREEEVPGAWLVVEPSGVDDDGAFSLAVREIARAVGESLEVDSVCAAAVVALVRCAQVRRAEVYLCEEDGTELRRSAVSDLAGTESPEDLFDPTEDPFHQALALRQAQLGIQRGYGDSLGSIFAAVPLCAPRRTVGLLLLYKEQGTSFSARELELWTAAANQLAVAVENARLLREAKAALQVREEFMSIASHELKTPLTPLKLGLYTMERRLTLGQPLELSTVLKSKRQVERLVGLVDDLLDASRLDAGRLALDLAPLELGQLVAEVVDHFRAAFERPFAVEVPRERVWVRGDRDRLEQVLVNLLENAHKYSPPGEPIVVRVEKLASESRIHVQDHGIGIPGADQSQVFQRFYRARNVSHRNFGGLGLGLFISHSIARLHGGALTLASAEGHGSTFTVSLPRMPAHEVKMLPRRVLLLDEDSAQEAMAERVLCAEGFEVLTARDGAEALRRATHLPVDLIVLSTSATHGQAGVFLETFATLPRARPVPILLAGDARPWWAQEETSLCTRPYVADELVARVRNVLTQERRRTTNATNVVEEVAQVGLLPRA, from the coding sequence ATGACGCTTCCCCCTGACGTCGAAGAAGCCTTCTCGTGTCTCCCCCAGGCCCTGGTGCGCGTCGGTCCCGACCTGTGCGTCCAGTGGTGTGAGGCGAGCTTCGCCCGCAAGACGGGCATGGCGCTGAGTCCCGGCCACAGCCTCCTGTCCGCGCTGGAGCAGGGCCGGAGCCTGGAGGCCATCGAGCTGGCCGTCCGCGAGGGCCGCGCCCACACCGGCCACGTCATCACCCGCGAGCTGCATCAGGTGCGCGTGCAGGTGAAGCCGGGGCGTGAGGAGGAGGTGCCCGGCGCCTGGCTGGTGGTGGAACCCTCCGGCGTGGATGACGACGGGGCCTTCTCGCTGGCGGTGCGCGAGATTGCCCGCGCCGTGGGCGAGTCGCTGGAGGTGGACAGCGTCTGCGCGGCGGCGGTGGTGGCGCTGGTGAGGTGTGCCCAGGTGCGCCGCGCGGAGGTGTACCTCTGCGAGGAGGACGGCACGGAGCTGCGCCGCTCGGCGGTGTCGGACCTGGCGGGGACCGAGTCGCCCGAGGACTTGTTTGATCCGACGGAGGACCCGTTCCACCAGGCGCTGGCCCTGCGTCAGGCGCAGCTGGGCATCCAGCGCGGGTATGGGGACTCGTTGGGCTCCATCTTCGCGGCGGTGCCGCTGTGCGCGCCCCGGCGGACGGTGGGGCTCTTGCTGCTCTATAAGGAGCAGGGGACGTCCTTCTCCGCGCGGGAGCTGGAGCTGTGGACGGCGGCGGCCAACCAGCTCGCGGTGGCGGTGGAGAACGCGCGGCTCTTGAGGGAGGCGAAGGCGGCGCTCCAGGTGCGCGAGGAGTTCATGTCCATCGCGAGCCACGAGCTGAAGACGCCGCTCACGCCGCTGAAGCTGGGCCTGTACACGATGGAGCGCCGGCTCACGCTGGGGCAGCCGTTGGAGCTGTCCACGGTGCTGAAGTCCAAGCGTCAGGTCGAGCGGCTGGTGGGCCTGGTGGACGACCTGCTGGACGCGTCCAGGCTGGATGCGGGACGGCTGGCGTTGGACCTGGCGCCGCTGGAGCTGGGGCAGTTGGTGGCCGAGGTGGTGGACCACTTCCGCGCGGCCTTCGAGCGCCCGTTCGCGGTGGAGGTGCCTCGCGAGAGGGTGTGGGTGCGAGGCGACAGGGACAGGCTGGAGCAGGTGTTGGTGAACCTGCTGGAGAACGCGCACAAGTACAGCCCGCCCGGGGAGCCGATTGTCGTGCGGGTGGAGAAGCTGGCGAGCGAGTCGCGCATCCACGTGCAGGACCACGGCATCGGGATTCCGGGCGCGGACCAGTCGCAGGTGTTCCAGCGCTTCTACCGGGCGCGCAACGTGTCGCACCGCAACTTCGGGGGCCTGGGGCTGGGGTTGTTCATCAGCCACTCCATCGCGAGGCTGCACGGGGGCGCGCTGACGCTGGCGAGCGCCGAGGGGCATGGGAGCACCTTCACCGTGAGCCTGCCGCGCATGCCGGCGCACGAGGTGAAGATGTTGCCCCGGCGGGTGCTGCTCCTGGACGAGGACTCGGCGCAGGAGGCGATGGCCGAGCGCGTGCTGTGCGCGGAGGGCTTCGAGGTGCTCACGGCGAGGGACGGGGCGGAGGCGCTCCGGCGGGCCACGCACCTGCCGGTGGACCTCATCGTGCTGTCCACCTCCGCGACGCATGGACAGGCGGGGGTGTTCCTGGAGACCTTCGCCACGCTGCCTCGCGCCAGGCCGGTGCCGATTCTGTTGGCCGGGGACGCGAGGCCCTGGTGGGCGCAGGAGGAGACGTCCTTGTGCACGCGGCCGTACGTCGCCGATGAGCTGGTGGCGCGCGTGCGCAACGTGCTGACGCAGGAGCGGCGCAGGACGACGAACGCGACGAACGTCGTCGAGGAAGTGGCCCAGGTGGGGCTCTTGCCCCGCGCCTGA
- the queF gene encoding preQ(1) synthase — MPSQPTKDLQTFPNPAPERDYEIAFDVPEFTCLCPLTGQPDFARFKITYVPDQSCIELKSLKLYMWAYRNEGAFHEKVTNTIAEDIIKAIQPRKLTVVGDWFVRGGIGTIVTVTHEQKKA; from the coding sequence ATGCCTTCGCAGCCGACCAAGGACCTTCAGACCTTCCCCAACCCGGCGCCCGAGCGCGACTACGAGATCGCGTTCGACGTCCCGGAGTTCACCTGCCTCTGCCCGCTCACGGGGCAGCCGGACTTCGCCCGGTTCAAGATTACGTACGTCCCGGACCAGAGCTGCATCGAGCTCAAGAGCCTGAAGCTCTACATGTGGGCGTACCGCAACGAGGGGGCCTTCCACGAGAAGGTCACCAACACCATCGCCGAGGACATCATCAAGGCCATCCAGCCGCGCAAGCTGACGGTGGTGGGTGACTGGTTCGTGCGCGGTGGCATCGGCACCATCGTCACCGTCACGCACGAGCAGAAGAAGGCTTGA
- a CDS encoding serine/threonine-protein kinase, producing MAVVYRGLHEMIQREVAIKELLPEGKRDRETLSRFRRESLALAAFRHQNIVTLYDLVEKNDSMFMVMELVDGPTLHTLIKEGPLPPDVTGVIAARIASALDHAHFRHIIHRDLKPANVMLTKSGDVKLMDFGIAKDVGLEALTQAGMAVGTPSYMSPEQVTGAPLDGRTDIFSLGVLLYEALSGARPFHGKTAGEVFARIRDGKYTPLGKVAPNVPTPLVRIIQRAMEVKPEDRFPDAAAMRRELDVFLAQEVQVSHAGLLVAFLRHRQKLTETEAQQLLRPQELDAAAEVFDTSRSRSGGKLKWALAALALASAAGTGLYFTQAQWAPLVQQLTR from the coding sequence ATGGCCGTCGTGTATCGCGGCCTCCACGAGATGATTCAGCGCGAGGTGGCCATCAAGGAATTGCTGCCCGAGGGCAAGCGAGACCGAGAGACCTTGTCCCGCTTCCGTCGGGAGTCGCTCGCGCTGGCTGCCTTCCGTCACCAGAACATCGTCACGCTCTACGACCTCGTGGAGAAGAACGACAGCATGTTCATGGTGATGGAGCTGGTGGACGGGCCCACCCTGCACACGCTCATCAAGGAAGGGCCGCTGCCCCCGGACGTCACGGGCGTCATCGCCGCGCGCATCGCCAGCGCGCTGGACCACGCGCACTTCCGGCACATCATTCATCGCGACCTGAAGCCCGCCAACGTCATGCTCACCAAGTCCGGTGACGTGAAGCTGATGGACTTCGGCATCGCCAAGGACGTGGGTCTGGAGGCCCTCACCCAGGCGGGCATGGCCGTGGGCACGCCGTCGTACATGTCCCCGGAGCAGGTGACGGGCGCGCCGCTGGATGGCCGCACCGACATCTTCTCGCTGGGCGTGCTGCTCTACGAGGCCCTCTCCGGCGCCCGGCCCTTCCACGGCAAGACGGCGGGCGAGGTCTTCGCGCGCATCCGCGACGGCAAGTACACGCCGCTGGGCAAGGTGGCCCCCAACGTGCCCACGCCCCTGGTGCGCATCATCCAGCGCGCCATGGAGGTGAAGCCCGAGGACCGCTTCCCGGACGCCGCCGCCATGCGCCGCGAGCTGGACGTGTTCCTCGCCCAGGAGGTCCAGGTGTCGCACGCGGGGCTGCTCGTCGCCTTCCTGCGCCACCGCCAGAAGCTCACCGAGACGGAGGCGCAGCAGCTCTTGCGGCCCCAGGAGCTGGACGCGGCGGCGGAGGTCTTCGACACCTCGCGCTCGCGCTCCGGCGGCAAGCTCAAGTGGGCGCTGGCCGCGCTGGCGCTGGCGTCCGCCGCGGGCACCGGGCTCTACTTCACCCAGGCGCAGTGGGCGCCGCTCGTTCAGCAGCTCACGCGCTGA
- a CDS encoding phospholipase D-like domain-containing protein: MRPEAAVLPLPVPALVSGALVPEREDERCTLLDGGTEAYPRMLEAISFARHRIHLEVYTFEREGVGALFVDALVAAAKRGVSVKVVVDGWGSIGNSAYLTQTLRAAGAKVRVYNPLTSLCLGRSWRNHRKILLVDDTVAFLGGINIGDAYAAKGDVPGWADLAVELRGDICRQLGEKLTAGAAALTSGAVRLFLSGFAGGHRLRKRYLSAIDGAKHEVLLAHAYFLPDAAFVRALTRAARRGVRVSLLLAGRSDVIFARAATMRLYGTFLRAGVSIHEWTASTLHAKAAVVDGQTLLVGSFNLDPLSLVNLETLVEAEEPGVAAQAALWLEKHMESSRHVLLDQCGRSGLQRWLLDVVGLAVARFAERFASFIGRRRKR, from the coding sequence ATGCGTCCCGAAGCCGCCGTCCTCCCGCTGCCCGTGCCCGCCCTCGTCTCCGGAGCGCTCGTCCCGGAGCGGGAGGATGAGCGGTGCACGCTGCTGGACGGCGGGACGGAGGCGTACCCCCGGATGCTGGAGGCCATCTCCTTCGCCCGGCACCGCATCCACCTGGAGGTCTACACCTTCGAGCGCGAGGGCGTGGGCGCGCTCTTCGTGGACGCGCTCGTCGCCGCGGCGAAGCGGGGTGTGTCGGTGAAGGTGGTGGTGGACGGCTGGGGCAGCATCGGCAACAGCGCGTACCTCACCCAGACGCTGCGGGCCGCGGGCGCGAAGGTGCGGGTGTACAACCCGCTCACGTCGCTGTGCCTGGGGCGCTCGTGGCGCAACCACCGCAAGATTCTGCTCGTCGACGACACGGTGGCGTTCCTGGGTGGCATCAACATCGGGGATGCGTATGCGGCGAAGGGTGACGTGCCCGGGTGGGCGGACCTGGCCGTGGAGCTGCGAGGCGACATCTGCCGGCAGCTCGGCGAGAAGCTCACGGCGGGCGCGGCGGCGCTGACGTCCGGCGCGGTGCGCCTGTTCCTGTCCGGCTTCGCGGGAGGCCACCGGCTGCGCAAGCGCTACCTGTCCGCCATCGACGGCGCGAAGCACGAGGTGCTGCTCGCCCACGCGTACTTCCTGCCTGATGCGGCCTTCGTGCGGGCGCTGACGCGCGCGGCGCGCCGGGGCGTGCGGGTGTCGCTGCTGCTCGCGGGCCGCAGCGACGTCATCTTCGCCAGGGCCGCCACCATGCGGCTGTACGGCACCTTCCTGCGCGCGGGCGTGAGCATCCACGAGTGGACCGCGTCCACGCTGCACGCCAAGGCGGCGGTGGTGGATGGCCAGACGCTGCTCGTGGGCAGCTTCAACCTGGACCCGCTCTCGCTGGTGAATCTGGAGACCCTGGTGGAGGCCGAGGAGCCCGGCGTGGCGGCGCAGGCTGCGCTGTGGCTGGAGAAGCACATGGAGTCGTCCCGGCACGTGCTGCTCGACCAGTGTGGCCGCTCGGGGCTGCAGCGGTGGCTCCTGGATGTCGTGGGCCTGGCGGTGGCGCGCTTCGCGGAGCGCTTCGCCAGCTTCATCGGCCGGCGTCGCAAGCGCTGA
- a CDS encoding Ppx/GppA phosphatase family protein → MPRRHPLQPVLAAIDVGTNAVRLELARPDADGALETLHQERDPIRPGEGVFATGTMPEATAQRLLSTLRRYSALCRRHKAQVRAVATSALREARNAPDIVRRVREESGLNLEVVSGKEEARLICLGVLHRKPPGTRSLLIDIGGGSTEVATAVGERPDNLWSLGLGSVRLTEVFDASRTVTTKQLRLMRGFVSEVLGKTLPPKLPHLPRVALGSSGTINAVVSFAAAQENSGNATVRQLTQTVELLAQMPVERRRKRFDPKRADIIVSGAVILEGVAKYLGIESVSVVNRGLRDGILVDLLYRQEAHHPPDDHSLSDAAIAMGQRFFFDEKHAKQVTRLALRLFDDLAALHQLPLSVRPYLETAALLHDIGHAVNYERHHKHTYYLIRHADIPGLSDRERELVARVARYHRRSPPELAHSGMAGLTPTEARTVRKLATLLRVANSLDHSHHQPIKDFRATNGRDGVALHLHARQPVDLELWNAEREVLPFRRVFGRKLTFHVHHTAGR, encoded by the coding sequence ATGCCAAGACGCCACCCCCTCCAGCCCGTACTCGCCGCCATCGACGTGGGGACGAACGCCGTCCGCCTGGAGCTCGCCCGGCCGGATGCCGATGGGGCGCTCGAGACGCTGCACCAGGAGCGAGACCCCATCCGTCCCGGTGAGGGCGTCTTCGCCACGGGCACCATGCCGGAGGCCACGGCCCAGCGGCTGCTCTCCACGCTGCGCCGGTACTCGGCGCTGTGCCGCCGTCACAAGGCGCAGGTGCGCGCGGTGGCCACCAGCGCCCTGCGCGAGGCGCGCAACGCCCCGGACATCGTCCGCCGCGTGCGCGAGGAGTCGGGGCTCAACCTGGAGGTCGTCAGCGGCAAGGAGGAGGCGCGCCTCATCTGCCTGGGCGTGCTGCACCGCAAGCCGCCGGGCACCCGCTCGCTGCTCATCGACATCGGCGGGGGCAGCACCGAGGTGGCCACCGCCGTGGGCGAGCGGCCCGACAACCTGTGGAGCCTGGGACTGGGCTCGGTGCGGCTCACCGAGGTGTTCGACGCGTCGCGCACGGTGACGACGAAGCAGCTGCGGCTGATGCGCGGCTTCGTGTCGGAGGTGCTGGGCAAGACGCTGCCGCCCAAGCTGCCGCACCTGCCGCGGGTGGCGCTCGGCTCGTCGGGCACCATCAACGCGGTGGTGTCCTTCGCCGCGGCGCAGGAGAACAGCGGCAACGCCACCGTGCGCCAGCTCACGCAGACGGTGGAGCTGCTGGCGCAGATGCCGGTGGAGCGGCGCAGGAAGCGCTTCGACCCCAAGCGCGCGGACATCATCGTCTCCGGCGCCGTCATCCTCGAGGGCGTGGCGAAGTACCTGGGCATCGAGTCCGTCAGCGTCGTCAACCGCGGCCTGCGCGACGGCATCCTGGTGGACCTGCTCTACCGCCAGGAGGCGCACCATCCGCCGGACGACCACAGCCTGTCCGACGCGGCCATCGCCATGGGCCAGCGCTTCTTCTTCGACGAGAAGCACGCGAAGCAGGTGACGCGGCTGGCGCTGCGGCTCTTCGACGACCTGGCCGCCCTGCACCAGCTGCCGCTGTCGGTGCGCCCGTATCTGGAGACGGCCGCGCTGCTGCACGACATCGGCCACGCGGTGAACTACGAGCGGCACCACAAGCACACGTACTACCTCATCCGGCACGCGGACATCCCGGGCCTGTCGGACCGGGAGCGGGAGCTGGTGGCCCGCGTGGCGCGCTACCACCGCAGGAGCCCTCCGGAGCTGGCCCACTCGGGCATGGCGGGGCTGACGCCCACCGAGGCCCGCACCGTGCGCAAGCTCGCCACCCTGCTGCGCGTGGCCAACTCGCTGGACCACAGCCACCACCAGCCCATCAAGGACTTCCGCGCCACCAACGGGCGCGACGGTGTGGCGCTGCACCTGCACGCGCGGCAGCCGGTGGACCTGGAGCTGTGGAACGCGGAGCGCGAGGTGCTGCCCTTCCGCCGCGTCTTCGGCCGCAAGCTCACCTTCCACGTGCACCACACCGCGGGGCGCTGA
- a CDS encoding zinc-dependent alcohol dehydrogenase → MKAIVFHGIGDIRLDDVEEPRLEKPTDAIVKLSASAICGTDLHMIRGTMPGMKPGTILGHEGVGYIEALGDDVRNFHVGDRVVIPSTIACGNCVYCRAGYHSQCNDANPNGAAAGTAFFGGPAPTGPFHGMQAEKVRVPFANAGLVRIPDGVTDEQAILVSDIFPTGYFGAELAEIKPGDTVAVFGCGPVGLFAIVSAKLFGAGRVFAIDCHEDRLELARAQGAEVINFDEEEPVVTLLRLTNGIGVDRAIDAVGVDAVHAHAGPAAKEAHAQKAEHKREVKEAAPKTNPDGDNWVPGDAPAQVLQWAVEGLAKAGTLSIIGVYPQQVRTFPIGAAMNKNLTLKMGNCNHRKYIPRLLELVRTGEVDPTAILSHVEPMASALDAYRNFDLRKPGWVKVELEPSQLQ, encoded by the coding sequence ATGAAGGCCATCGTTTTCCATGGGATTGGGGACATCCGGCTCGACGACGTGGAGGAGCCCCGGCTGGAGAAGCCCACGGACGCCATCGTCAAGCTGTCGGCGAGCGCCATCTGCGGCACGGACCTCCACATGATTCGCGGGACGATGCCGGGGATGAAGCCGGGCACCATCCTGGGCCACGAGGGCGTGGGCTACATCGAGGCGCTCGGCGACGACGTGCGCAACTTCCACGTGGGCGACCGCGTGGTCATCCCGTCCACCATCGCCTGCGGCAACTGCGTGTACTGCCGCGCGGGCTACCATTCGCAGTGCAACGACGCGAACCCCAACGGCGCCGCCGCGGGCACGGCCTTCTTCGGAGGCCCCGCGCCGACGGGCCCCTTCCACGGCATGCAGGCGGAGAAGGTGCGCGTGCCCTTCGCCAACGCGGGGCTGGTGCGGATTCCGGACGGCGTCACCGACGAGCAGGCCATCCTGGTCTCGGACATCTTCCCGACGGGCTACTTCGGCGCGGAGCTGGCGGAAATCAAACCGGGCGACACCGTGGCGGTGTTCGGCTGCGGCCCGGTGGGGTTGTTCGCCATCGTCAGCGCGAAGCTCTTCGGCGCCGGCCGCGTCTTCGCCATCGACTGCCACGAGGACCGGCTGGAGCTGGCGCGCGCCCAGGGCGCGGAGGTCATCAACTTCGATGAAGAGGAGCCGGTGGTGACGCTCTTGCGCCTGACGAACGGCATCGGCGTGGACCGGGCCATCGACGCGGTGGGCGTGGACGCGGTGCACGCGCACGCGGGCCCCGCCGCGAAGGAGGCCCACGCGCAGAAGGCGGAGCACAAGCGCGAGGTGAAGGAGGCCGCGCCCAAGACGAACCCGGACGGCGACAACTGGGTGCCCGGCGACGCGCCCGCACAGGTGCTCCAGTGGGCGGTGGAGGGCCTGGCCAAGGCCGGCACCCTGTCCATCATCGGCGTCTACCCACAGCAGGTGCGCACGTTCCCCATCGGCGCGGCGATGAACAAGAACCTCACGCTCAAGATGGGCAACTGCAACCACCGCAAGTACATCCCCCGGCTGCTGGAGCTGGTGCGCACCGGCGAGGTGGACCCCACGGCCATCCTCTCGCACGTGGAGCCCATGGCCAGCGCGCTGGACGCCTACCGCAACTTCGACCTGCGCAAGCCCGGCTGGGTGAAGGTGGAGCTGGAGCCCTCGCAGCTCCAGTGA
- a CDS encoding S-adenosylmethionine:tRNA ribosyltransferase-isomerase has product MKPARWPGDHPEEGRLLHVEPRASRFKDAHLADLPSLLREKDLLVVNDAATFPASLLGRTASGERMELRLLSHEPDGTWLAVLFGAGDWRKRTEDRPSPPVLEAGARFTVVGLSARVVEVLPPSPRLLRVAFEDDGAELWSALYQGGRPVQYAHTLAPLSLWHVQTGYGARPWAVEAPSAGLPLTWNLLLALRRRGVRLASLTHAAGLSSTGDAVLDAALPRPERSDIPAVTVAQVEATRAEGGRVVAVGTTVVRALEGRAAMNGGRLVAGESVTDLLLGPGFVPRVVDGLLTGMHEPGTSHHALLQAFAPLSLLGDVAAHAEAKGYLGHEFGDSCLILDT; this is encoded by the coding sequence ATGAAGCCCGCGCGTTGGCCTGGAGACCATCCGGAGGAAGGGCGACTGTTGCACGTGGAGCCCCGAGCGAGCCGCTTCAAGGACGCTCATCTGGCGGACCTGCCCTCGCTCCTGCGCGAGAAGGACCTGCTGGTGGTGAACGACGCGGCCACGTTCCCCGCCTCGCTGTTGGGGCGCACGGCGTCGGGAGAGCGCATGGAGCTGCGCCTCTTGTCGCACGAGCCGGACGGCACGTGGCTCGCCGTGCTCTTCGGCGCGGGGGACTGGCGCAAGCGCACCGAGGACCGTCCCTCACCGCCCGTGCTCGAAGCCGGGGCACGCTTCACCGTCGTGGGCCTGTCCGCGCGGGTGGTGGAGGTGCTGCCGCCCTCGCCGCGCCTGTTGCGCGTGGCCTTCGAGGACGACGGCGCCGAGCTCTGGTCCGCGCTCTACCAGGGCGGCCGTCCCGTGCAGTACGCGCACACCCTGGCGCCCCTGTCCCTGTGGCACGTGCAGACGGGCTACGGCGCCAGGCCCTGGGCCGTGGAGGCGCCCTCGGCGGGACTGCCTCTCACCTGGAACCTGCTGCTCGCCCTGCGTCGTCGCGGCGTGCGGCTCGCGTCACTCACCCACGCGGCGGGCCTGTCCTCCACCGGAGACGCGGTGCTGGACGCGGCGCTGCCCCGGCCCGAGCGCTCGGACATCCCCGCCGTCACGGTGGCCCAGGTGGAGGCCACGCGCGCGGAGGGAGGGCGCGTCGTCGCGGTGGGCACCACGGTGGTGCGCGCGCTGGAGGGCAGGGCGGCGATGAATGGCGGAAGGCTCGTGGCGGGGGAGTCGGTGACGGACCTCCTCCTCGGGCCGGGCTTCGTACCGCGCGTGGTGGACGGCCTGCTCACCGGCATGCACGAGCCGGGCACCAGCCACCACGCGCTGCTCCAGGCCTTCGCCCCCCTGTCCCTGCTCGGAGACGTGGCCGCGCACGCGGAGGCGAAGGGCTACCTGGGGCACGAGTTCGGCGACTCGTGCCTCATCCTGGACACGTGA
- a CDS encoding SDR family NAD(P)-dependent oxidoreductase, translating into MDLKGKAVLVTGASQGLGKALMGHFARRGARVVGVARHAQPMEAVAEALRAEGLEAHGLAYDVGDKESIYRLVGVAASLVGPMDVLVHNASTLGPTPLPLLLDTACEDLQRVLEVNLVGPFRLSKAVVGNMVVRGGGLVVNITSDAAVASYPRWGAYSVSKSALEHLGRIWAAELEGTGVHFLNVDPGEMDTRMHADAIPDADRATLARPEDVAARIVALVERPLPLSGSRLEAASLEAA; encoded by the coding sequence ATGGACTTGAAGGGAAAGGCAGTCCTGGTGACGGGCGCGAGCCAGGGGCTGGGCAAGGCCCTCATGGGCCACTTCGCGCGTCGAGGCGCGCGGGTGGTGGGGGTGGCCCGGCACGCGCAACCCATGGAGGCCGTGGCCGAGGCCCTGCGCGCCGAGGGCCTGGAGGCGCACGGGCTCGCCTACGACGTGGGCGACAAGGAGTCCATCTACCGGCTCGTGGGCGTGGCCGCGTCGCTGGTGGGGCCCATGGACGTGCTGGTGCACAACGCGAGCACGCTGGGGCCCACGCCGCTGCCGCTGCTGCTCGACACCGCGTGCGAGGACCTGCAGCGCGTGCTCGAGGTCAACCTGGTGGGCCCCTTCCGGCTCTCCAAGGCGGTGGTGGGCAACATGGTGGTGCGCGGGGGCGGGCTGGTGGTGAACATCACCTCCGACGCGGCGGTGGCGTCCTATCCGCGCTGGGGCGCCTACAGCGTGTCCAAGAGCGCGCTGGAGCACCTGGGCCGCATCTGGGCCGCGGAGCTGGAGGGCACGGGCGTGCACTTCCTCAACGTGGACCCGGGGGAGATGGACACGCGCATGCACGCCGACGCGATACCGGACGCGGACCGCGCCACGCTGGCCCGGCCCGAGGACGTGGCCGCCCGCATCGTGGCGCTGGTGGAGCGCCCGCTTCCGCTCAGTGGCTCCCGTCTGGAGGCCGCGAGCCTGGAGGCCGCATGA
- a CDS encoding helix-turn-helix domain-containing protein, which translates to MEEEDLPSRLARNIRTLRETRGATQAQLSKLAGVPRATWANLESGTSNPTLSVLHRVASALQVSLEELVAKPRASARHYPRDSLTTRVRGAGQLRKLLPDPLPGMEFDRVELPSGVRITGVPHTPGTREYLACESGELVLVASGERFLLKPGDVVVFRGDQKHSYENPGTRTAVGYSVVLLAPPL; encoded by the coding sequence CTGGAAGAAGAGGACCTGCCGAGCCGGCTCGCGCGCAACATCCGGACGCTGCGCGAGACGCGAGGCGCCACGCAGGCCCAGCTGTCGAAGCTCGCGGGAGTGCCCCGGGCCACGTGGGCCAATCTGGAATCAGGGACGTCCAACCCCACCTTGTCCGTGCTGCACCGCGTGGCCTCCGCGCTCCAGGTGTCCCTGGAGGAGCTGGTGGCGAAGCCTCGGGCCAGCGCTCGGCACTATCCGCGCGACAGCCTGACGACGCGCGTGCGGGGCGCGGGGCAGCTGCGCAAGCTGCTGCCGGACCCGCTGCCTGGCATGGAGTTCGACCGGGTGGAGCTGCCCTCGGGCGTCCGAATCACGGGCGTGCCCCACACGCCGGGCACCCGGGAGTACCTGGCCTGTGAGTCGGGCGAGCTGGTGCTGGTGGCGAGCGGCGAGCGCTTCCTGCTCAAGCCCGGCGACGTGGTCGTCTTCCGGGGAGACCAGAAGCACTCGTACGAGAACCCGGGCACGCGCACGGCGGTGGGCTACTCCGTCGTGCTGCTCGCGCCGCCGTTGTGA
- a CDS encoding 2OG-Fe(II) oxygenase: MAPEFIPFRAARVWGTVRPGGVGTLLEGARVELSVQEVEALGARGYFTRPAFLGDEAALAARAEALARAESGVLHAAGIRRGADRTLDTRVRGDLIGWVTPEPDTALGALWRQFEQLGQALSAGAYLGLGRFDLQLACYPGGGAHYSRHFDAFPGKSNRRATAIWYANPDWRAEHGGLLRLHPEGESPVDVPPRLDTLVVFLSERIEHEVMPTHAHRLALTAWFYGRDAG; encoded by the coding sequence ATGGCCCCCGAGTTTATCCCCTTCCGCGCCGCCCGCGTCTGGGGCACGGTGCGCCCAGGTGGAGTCGGCACGCTGCTGGAAGGAGCACGTGTGGAGTTGTCGGTCCAGGAAGTGGAGGCGCTGGGCGCGCGGGGGTATTTCACGCGCCCGGCTTTCCTCGGGGATGAAGCAGCCCTCGCGGCGCGGGCAGAAGCGCTGGCGAGGGCGGAATCTGGAGTACTTCATGCCGCGGGCATCCGGAGAGGCGCGGACCGGACGCTCGACACCCGCGTGAGGGGAGACCTCATCGGCTGGGTGACGCCTGAGCCCGACACGGCGCTCGGCGCACTCTGGCGGCAATTCGAGCAGCTCGGTCAGGCGCTCTCGGCGGGCGCGTACCTGGGCCTGGGACGCTTCGACCTCCAGCTCGCCTGCTATCCCGGCGGCGGAGCGCACTACTCACGCCACTTCGACGCCTTCCCCGGCAAGTCCAATCGCAGGGCCACGGCCATCTGGTACGCCAACCCGGACTGGCGCGCCGAGCACGGAGGCCTGCTCCGCCTGCACCCCGAGGGCGAATCCCCCGTGGACGTACCGCCGAGGCTCGACACGCTGGTGGTCTTCCTGAGCGAGCGCATCGAGCACGAGGTGATGCCCACCCACGCCCACCGGCTGGCGCTCACCGCCTGGTTCTACGGCCGCGACGCGGGCTGA